One Campylobacter concisus DNA window includes the following coding sequences:
- a CDS encoding SseB family protein: MQEAMDKFLSDPSEKNEINLISALKKATFFAPVLLNQALAKPDGGVVYEEEGSNIKFILLEDEGEKLSYFPAFTSKEAMKLWRNDSEQESIEIGLKEYLAMLKESSYAGVVVDAFSYDFVLKRELIEKILA; the protein is encoded by the coding sequence ATGCAAGAAGCGATGGATAAATTTTTAAGTGATCCTAGCGAGAAAAATGAGATAAATTTGATATCGGCTTTAAAAAAGGCTACTTTTTTTGCTCCAGTGCTTTTAAACCAAGCACTTGCAAAGCCTGATGGCGGCGTAGTTTATGAGGAGGAGGGCTCAAATATCAAATTTATCCTGCTTGAAGATGAGGGCGAGAAGCTTAGCTATTTTCCGGCATTTACTAGCAAAGAGGCGATGAAGCTTTGGCGAAACGACAGCGAGCAAGAGAGCATTGAGATAGGCCTAAAGGAGTATCTTGCGATGCTAAAAGAGAGCAGTTATGCTGGCGTCGTTGTGGATGCTTTTAGTTATGACTTTGTGCTAAAAAGAGAGCTGATAGAGAAAATCCTCGCTTAG
- the gmhA gene encoding D-sedoheptulose 7-phosphate isomerase produces the protein MLKTMIKNELEAHQKTFSEHVNLLDSLERACQMVADTLKNGKKVLICGNGGSAADAQHFAAELTGRYKSERQPLPGIALTTDTSALTAIGNDYGFDYVFSRQFEALARPGDLLVAISTSGNSKNVLEAIKSAKKMGVSVLGLSGKGGGAMNEGCDLNLVVSSSDTARIQESHIFFIHTICQAVDEAFRG, from the coding sequence ATGCTAAAAACGATGATAAAAAATGAGCTCGAGGCTCACCAAAAGACCTTTAGCGAGCATGTAAATTTACTTGACAGCTTGGAGCGTGCTTGCCAGATGGTGGCTGATACGCTAAAAAATGGCAAAAAGGTACTGATATGTGGCAACGGCGGCTCTGCGGCGGACGCACAGCACTTTGCAGCCGAGCTAACTGGCAGATATAAAAGCGAGCGTCAGCCACTACCTGGCATCGCGCTAACTACCGACACTTCGGCACTTACGGCCATTGGCAACGACTACGGCTTTGACTACGTTTTTTCACGTCAGTTTGAGGCCTTAGCTCGTCCTGGTGACTTGCTCGTGGCGATCTCAACAAGTGGCAACAGCAAAAATGTCCTTGAGGCTATAAAAAGTGCTAAGAAAATGGGTGTATCAGTGCTTGGACTTAGTGGCAAAGGAGGTGGCGCTATGAATGAGGGCTGCGATCTAAATTTAGTCGTTAGCTCAAGCGATACAGCAAGAATTCAAGAGTCACACATCTTTTTTATCCACACGATCTGCCAAGCTGTAGATGAGGCTTTTAGGGGCTAA
- the rfaE1 gene encoding D-glycero-beta-D-manno-heptose-7-phosphate kinase, producing the protein MAKRVKILVVGDLMLDHYIWGSCERISPEAPVQVVKINNETYTLGGAGNVVRNLLSLGANVSVASVLGDDEAGKKIKEKLAELNVKDELILTEKGRESSIKSRIMASHQQVVRIDKESVVKINLEDELVLKVKENLANFKAVLLSDYGKGVLSDKICQEIINECVRLKIPVLIDPKGSDYSKYKNATLLTPNKKEASEATNLKIKDKAELEKAIKQLKDELNLTYSIITISEEGIALYDDKLHIFAAKAKEVFDVTGAGDTVLATLGYMLANGADIKEAIKIANLAAAVVVAKIGSATASFNEIEQLLNSSFGANFEHKLKSVEELEEILSQKGKKKVVFTNGCFDILHAGHVKYLARARELGDLLVVGLNSDASVKRLKGEARPINSQDDRACVLSGLGFVDYVVIFDEDTPLNLITKIKPDVLVKGADYKGKEVVGSEIVKEVRLIDFVEGKSTTGIIKRIKDAKNDDKK; encoded by the coding sequence ATGGCTAAGAGAGTTAAAATTTTAGTCGTCGGCGATTTGATGCTAGATCACTACATCTGGGGCAGTTGCGAGCGCATCTCGCCTGAAGCGCCAGTGCAGGTTGTTAAGATAAATAACGAAACCTACACGCTTGGTGGCGCTGGTAATGTGGTGAGAAATTTACTCTCGCTTGGCGCAAACGTGAGCGTGGCTAGCGTTTTAGGAGATGATGAGGCTGGCAAAAAGATAAAAGAGAAGCTTGCTGAGCTAAATGTAAAAGATGAGCTGATCCTCACTGAAAAAGGGCGCGAAAGCTCGATAAAAAGCCGTATCATGGCATCTCATCAGCAAGTTGTCAGGATCGATAAAGAGAGTGTTGTAAAGATAAATTTAGAAGATGAGCTAGTCTTAAAAGTCAAAGAAAATCTTGCAAATTTCAAGGCGGTCTTGCTAAGTGACTACGGCAAAGGCGTGCTTAGCGACAAGATCTGCCAAGAGATCATAAACGAGTGCGTGAGGCTAAAAATACCAGTGCTCATAGACCCGAAAGGCAGCGACTACTCAAAATACAAAAACGCGACCCTTCTAACGCCAAATAAAAAAGAGGCGAGCGAGGCTACAAATTTAAAGATAAAAGACAAGGCCGAGCTTGAAAAGGCGATAAAGCAGCTAAAAGACGAGCTAAATTTAACCTATTCGATCATCACAATCTCAGAAGAGGGCATCGCGCTTTATGATGACAAATTGCACATATTTGCGGCAAAAGCAAAAGAGGTCTTTGACGTCACTGGCGCTGGAGATACGGTGCTTGCGACACTTGGCTACATGCTAGCAAACGGGGCTGATATAAAAGAGGCGATCAAGATAGCGAACCTCGCAGCAGCCGTCGTCGTAGCAAAGATAGGTAGCGCAACGGCTAGCTTTAACGAGATCGAGCAGCTGCTAAATAGCTCGTTTGGGGCAAATTTCGAGCACAAGCTTAAAAGCGTTGAGGAGTTAGAAGAAATTTTGAGCCAAAAGGGCAAGAAAAAGGTTGTTTTCACAAATGGCTGCTTTGATATCTTGCACGCTGGGCACGTAAAATACCTTGCACGTGCAAGAGAGCTTGGCGATCTTTTGGTTGTTGGGCTAAATTCAGACGCTTCAGTTAAGAGGCTAAAAGGCGAGGCTAGGCCTATAAACTCGCAAGATGATAGAGCCTGCGTGCTAAGCGGGCTTGGATTTGTTGATTATGTCGTGATATTTGATGAGGATACGCCATTAAATTTGATAACAAAGATAAAGCCTGACGTGCTTGTAAAAGGGGCTGACTATAAAGGCAAAGAGGTCGTTGGCAGCGAGATCGTAAAAGAGGTCAGGCTGATAGACTTTGTCGAGGGCAAAAGCACAACAGGGATAATAAAAAGGATAAAAGATGCTAAAAACGATGATAAAAAATGA
- the rfaD gene encoding ADP-glyceromanno-heptose 6-epimerase — translation MNLNGKKIVVTGGAGFIGSALAHYFDENYKDAHVLVVDKFRNDETFSNGNLKSFGHFKNLLGFKGEIYAGDINDPSTLEKIKSFRPDVIYHEAAISDTTVKEQDELIKTNVNAFVNLLDICESLGAKMIYASSGATYGNAKSPQTVGECEAPNNVYGFSKLSMDNINKIYAKRGVSVVGLRYFNVFGKGEFFKNKTASMVLQFGLQILAGKTPRLFEGSDQIKRDFVYIKDIIDANIKALDAPSGVYNAATGKARSFQDIADILQREIGVNLGNEYIKNPFIGSYQFHTEADVAPAREAFGFSATWSLEEAIKDYLPEIKRIYKEEING, via the coding sequence ATGAATTTAAACGGAAAAAAGATAGTTGTAACTGGCGGCGCTGGCTTTATCGGCTCAGCTTTGGCACACTATTTTGATGAAAACTATAAAGATGCTCACGTGCTTGTTGTGGATAAATTTAGAAACGACGAGACATTTAGCAATGGCAACCTAAAAAGCTTTGGTCATTTTAAAAATTTACTTGGTTTTAAGGGTGAAATTTACGCTGGCGACATCAATGATCCTAGCACGCTTGAAAAGATAAAAAGCTTTCGCCCAGACGTCATCTACCACGAAGCAGCGATCTCAGACACGACCGTAAAAGAGCAAGACGAGCTAATAAAAACAAATGTAAATGCCTTTGTAAATTTGCTTGATATCTGCGAGAGTTTGGGCGCAAAGATGATCTACGCTAGCTCAGGGGCGACTTATGGCAATGCAAAGAGCCCACAAACAGTTGGCGAGTGCGAAGCGCCAAATAACGTTTACGGCTTTAGCAAATTAAGCATGGATAATATCAATAAAATTTACGCAAAGCGCGGCGTGAGTGTGGTTGGACTGAGGTATTTTAACGTCTTTGGCAAGGGCGAGTTTTTCAAAAACAAAACAGCCTCGATGGTGCTTCAGTTTGGTCTGCAAATTTTAGCTGGCAAGACCCCAAGGCTCTTTGAGGGCAGCGACCAGATCAAACGCGACTTTGTCTATATAAAAGATATCATTGACGCAAATATAAAAGCGCTTGATGCGCCAAGTGGCGTCTATAATGCAGCTACTGGCAAGGCTAGAAGCTTTCAAGATATCGCTGACATCTTGCAGCGTGAGATCGGCGTAAATTTAGGCAACGAATATATCAAAAACCCATTTATCGGCTCTTATCAGTTTCACACCGAGGCCGACGTGGCCCCAGCTCGCGAGGCATTTGGCTTTAGCGCGACTTGGAGCTTAGAGGAGGCGATAAAAGACTACTTGCCAGAGATAAAGAGAATTTATAAGGAAGAGATAAATGGCTAA
- the gmhB gene encoding D-glycero-beta-D-manno-heptose 1,7-bisphosphate 7-phosphatase, with the protein MIKETANKALFLDRDGVINEDAGYVCEIKDFKFIDGIFDALREFAKAGYKLFVVTNQSGIGRGYYTQEQFDALNKFMLESFKKEQIFITKVYFCPHSPEQKCTCRKPNPKMILDACKEFDIDLENSLMIGDKPSDVEAGKRAGVGRNFLLDGINFKDVRDVLNKLKKEKSL; encoded by the coding sequence ATGATAAAAGAAACAGCCAACAAAGCACTTTTTTTAGACCGAGATGGCGTCATAAATGAAGACGCTGGATACGTTTGCGAGATCAAAGACTTTAAATTTATTGATGGCATTTTTGATGCGTTAAGAGAATTTGCTAAGGCTGGCTACAAGCTCTTTGTCGTGACAAATCAATCAGGCATCGGCAGGGGCTACTACACACAGGAGCAGTTTGACGCTCTAAATAAATTTATGCTAGAAAGCTTTAAAAAAGAGCAAATTTTTATCACCAAAGTCTATTTTTGTCCGCACTCTCCAGAGCAAAAATGCACCTGCAGAAAACCAAATCCAAAAATGATACTTGATGCTTGCAAAGAGTTTGACATCGACCTTGAAAACTCGCTCATGATAGGCGATAAACCAAGCGACGTCGAGGCTGGCAAAAGGGCTGGTGTGGGCAGAAATTTCTTGCTTGATGGCATAAATTTTAAAGATGTAAGAGATGTTTTAAATAAGCTAAAAAAGGAAAAATCACTATGA
- a CDS encoding c-type cytochrome — translation MKKLLIVSSVAALLSTAAFAADGATIYKKCVACHGAKAEKVFNNKVPALTSLDAAAIEAALKGYKTGANKFGLGAMMKPIATPMSDEDAKAVAEYIQTLK, via the coding sequence ATGAAAAAACTACTAATCGTTTCAAGTGTTGCAGCACTACTTTCAACTGCTGCTTTCGCTGCAGATGGCGCTACTATCTATAAAAAATGCGTTGCCTGTCATGGCGCTAAAGCTGAAAAAGTTTTCAATAACAAAGTTCCAGCTTTAACATCACTTGATGCAGCAGCTATCGAAGCAGCTCTAAAAGGCTACAAAACAGGAGCAAATAAATTTGGTCTTGGTGCTATGATGAAGCCTATCGCTACTCCAATGAGCGATGAAGATGCAAAAGCAGTAGCTGAATACATCCAAACTTTAAAATAA
- the epsC gene encoding serine O-acetyltransferase EpsC — protein MWESLKELVQTVREKDPSVHSCCFLAILINTPGIHAVLFHKISHFLYEKKWFFLARLISQIARFLTGIEIHPGAKIGRRFFIDHGMGVVIGETAEVGDDVMMYHQVTLGGTGKECGKRHPTIKNGVTIAAGSKILGAITIGENAKIGANSVVLKNVPANATVVGIPARVVRVNGTKFEPEFII, from the coding sequence ATGTGGGAGAGTCTAAAAGAGCTAGTTCAAACCGTCCGTGAAAAAGACCCATCGGTGCATAGTTGTTGCTTTTTGGCGATACTTATAAACACTCCTGGCATCCATGCGGTTTTATTTCACAAAATTTCTCATTTTTTATATGAGAAAAAGTGGTTTTTTCTAGCTAGACTCATCTCGCAAATCGCAAGATTTCTAACAGGTATCGAGATCCACCCGGGCGCTAAGATCGGCAGGAGATTTTTCATAGATCACGGCATGGGCGTGGTTATCGGCGAGACAGCTGAGGTCGGTGATGATGTGATGATGTATCATCAAGTGACACTTGGCGGCACTGGCAAAGAGTGTGGCAAGCGCCATCCGACCATTAAAAATGGCGTGACTATCGCCGCTGGCTCAAAGATACTTGGTGCTATAACGATCGGTGAAAATGCCAAGATCGGCGCAAACTCGGTCGTGCTAAAAAACGTCCCAGCAAACGCAACCGTAGTTGGCATACCTGCAAGAGTTGTCAGGGTAAATGGGACAAAATTTGAGCCAGAATTTATCATTTAA
- the cysK gene encoding cysteine synthase A gives MIYDNIVKTIGNTPIVKVKTGADEAEIYVKLEFFNPGGSVKDRIAFNMITKMLADGTLKHGDTIVEPTSGNTGIGVAMCGAALGFKVILCMPESMSIERRKIVAAYGAHLELTPAAGGMKAAIAKATELASQPNHVMLSQFENKYNPQAHELTTAAEIVADFSKLDAFVAGVGTGGTISGVAKVLKEKGYDTKIIAVEPEASPVLSGGNPGPHKIQGIGAGFLPNTMDMSLVSEVEKVSNDDALNAARAIAKSDGLMIGISGGASYVAAKRVAKRLGAGKKVLFIAPDNGERYLSTELYGA, from the coding sequence ATGATCTACGATAACATCGTAAAAACGATCGGTAATACACCTATCGTAAAGGTTAAAACAGGTGCTGACGAGGCTGAAATTTACGTAAAATTAGAGTTTTTTAATCCAGGCGGCTCTGTAAAAGATAGGATCGCATTTAATATGATCACAAAAATGCTAGCTGATGGCACGCTAAAACATGGCGACACTATCGTTGAGCCAACAAGTGGCAATACAGGTATCGGCGTAGCTATGTGCGGTGCTGCACTTGGCTTTAAAGTGATCCTTTGCATGCCTGAGAGCATGAGCATCGAAAGACGCAAGATCGTTGCTGCTTATGGTGCTCATCTTGAGCTAACTCCTGCAGCTGGTGGTATGAAAGCAGCGATCGCAAAAGCTACTGAGCTAGCTTCTCAGCCAAATCACGTAATGCTAAGCCAGTTTGAAAACAAGTACAACCCACAAGCTCACGAGCTAACAACAGCTGCTGAGATCGTGGCTGATTTTAGCAAGCTTGATGCCTTTGTAGCAGGCGTTGGTACAGGCGGCACGATAAGCGGCGTGGCAAAAGTTCTAAAAGAAAAAGGCTATGACACTAAGATCATCGCAGTAGAGCCTGAGGCATCACCGGTTTTAAGTGGCGGCAACCCAGGACCACATAAAATTCAAGGCATCGGAGCTGGATTTTTACCAAATACAATGGATATGAGCCTAGTTAGCGAAGTAGAAAAAGTAAGCAACGATGACGCACTAAACGCAGCTAGAGCGATCGCAAAGAGCGATGGCTTGATGATAGGCATAAGTGGCGGCGCTTCTTACGTGGCTGCAAAAAGAGTGGCTAAAAGACTTGGCGCTGGCAAAAAAGTGCTTTTCATAGCTCCAGATAACGGCGAGAGATACCTAAGTACAGAGCTTTACGGAGCGTAA
- a CDS encoding endonuclease III domain-containing protein, with protein sequence MRSTDLFLALLNHKKRNLDELKWPGEDTFEVILGAILVQNTNWKNVEKALDNLKNASKDSLDAICALENSELATLIKPSGFYNTKAKRLKTLCLAIKNEFESFDNFKENASREWLISVKGVGAETCDAILAYACGKPYMVVDAYALRIMAYFDYIFESYDEAAEWFSSLDYDEIYKFLDSEKFDETEVLKLYHALILEFCKENFKGKILSQSGQEVLDSIKN encoded by the coding sequence ATGAGATCAACTGATCTGTTTTTAGCTCTGCTAAATCACAAAAAGAGAAATTTAGACGAGCTAAAATGGCCAGGCGAGGACACTTTTGAGGTTATTTTGGGCGCTATTTTGGTGCAAAATACCAACTGGAAAAACGTAGAAAAAGCGCTAGATAATCTAAAAAATGCCAGCAAAGATAGCCTAGACGCCATTTGTGCGCTTGAAAACAGCGAGCTTGCCACTCTCATAAAGCCAAGTGGCTTTTACAACACAAAGGCAAAACGACTAAAGACGCTTTGTCTAGCTATAAAAAATGAATTTGAGAGCTTTGATAATTTTAAAGAAAATGCAAGCCGCGAGTGGCTCATAAGCGTAAAAGGCGTTGGCGCTGAGACTTGCGATGCAATACTTGCTTATGCTTGCGGCAAGCCTTACATGGTTGTTGATGCTTATGCGCTTAGGATAATGGCATATTTTGACTACATTTTTGAGAGCTACGACGAGGCGGCTGAGTGGTTTAGCTCGCTTGATTATGATGAAATTTATAAATTTCTTGATAGTGAGAAATTTGACGAAACTGAGGTTTTAAAGCTCTATCATGCGCTTATTTTGGAGTTTTGCAAAGAGAATTTTAAAGGCAAAATTTTAAGCCAAAGCGGACAAGAGGTGCTTGATAGCATTAAAAACTAA
- a CDS encoding ATP-binding protein, giving the protein MIDWGMKYAAIYKSTKGMLKPVEDIDFVDIDSLYGLEKQKEILLKNTRNFIAGDEANHVLLWGERGCGKSSLVRAVFTKFYKEGLRIIEIGCEDLKYLGDIIDEIRKSEFKFIIFCDDLSFENGSNEYKFLKPIMDGSIQKPPKNVLLYATSNRRHLISEFKSENENSELIDGEIHYSDAAQEKISLSDRFGLWISFYQGNYDEYLKMVDFYFKDYTGDKDELHTLAKNFATLRASRSGRTAKQFYLTFKENLK; this is encoded by the coding sequence ATGATAGATTGGGGTATGAAGTACGCAGCGATTTATAAAAGTACAAAAGGGATGTTAAAGCCGGTTGAGGATATTGATTTTGTCGATATAGACTCACTTTATGGACTAGAGAAACAAAAAGAAATTTTGCTAAAAAATACTAGAAATTTTATAGCGGGCGACGAGGCAAATCACGTGCTTCTTTGGGGCGAGAGAGGATGTGGCAAGTCAAGCCTTGTAAGGGCTGTTTTTACTAAATTTTATAAAGAGGGACTTCGCATCATTGAGATTGGCTGCGAGGATCTAAAATACCTTGGCGACATCATCGACGAGATTAGAAAGAGCGAGTTTAAATTTATCATTTTCTGCGACGATCTAAGCTTTGAAAATGGTAGCAATGAGTATAAATTTCTAAAGCCTATCATGGATGGCTCTATCCAAAAGCCGCCAAAAAACGTCCTTTTATACGCCACATCAAATCGCCGCCACCTAATAAGCGAGTTTAAAAGCGAAAATGAAAACTCAGAGCTAATAGACGGAGAAATCCACTACAGCGACGCAGCTCAGGAGAAAATTTCTCTCTCAGATCGCTTTGGTCTTTGGATCAGCTTTTATCAAGGCAACTACGATGAGTACCTAAAAATGGTTGATTTTTACTTTAAAGACTACACTGGCGACAAAGATGAGCTTCACACGCTTGCTAAAAATTTCGCTACCCTAAGAGCTAGCAGAAGTGGCAGGACTGCAAAGCAGTTTTATCTAACTTTTAAAGAAAATTTAAAATGA
- the mfd gene encoding transcription-repair coupling factor, translating to MQAKVYEYLLTHAPQILICEDDKEAALCADAASFAGFSAFKLPDFRAKKGDDLRSFNEELFEISSVLSKYYKFDGKKIIISPFSTLLNPLPTQKNLESSTIKLKDNLNLNEFADLLIRFGYECVDIVESVGEFSIRGEVIDIYGVNMDDPVRILLFGDEVESIRNYNTATQISNKNELSEAEIVPFIANLSKDEFEKVSQKIEDMQSDALVSDLNSLGFWAIDSFSDYLKVFDSKLVKKIDFEIYDAPEEKFKGIEILPEPKVYKDLEVTLNFDFFELNKSKSITVLSRNEGLFKGYELDGFANVKLEISPLVVNLTSSDKIVVSLNKFEKKRRVKRSSLVVDELKVNDYVVHEDYGIGRFLGLEKIKVLGATKEFVVIAYQNDDKLLLPVEHLNLIDRYIAQNGSMAVLDRLGKANFAKIKEKVREKLFAIASKIVAMAAKRELIAGKILQKEDISYLNFVQDAGFSYTSDQQKAVNDIKDELKSGKVMDRLLSGDVGFGKTEVAMNAIFTCIKSGFSAFFFVPTTLLSSQHYKTLSQRFSKFGIKVFRLDRFSSAKEKSNLQKALKENEPIVCVGTHALLSVKAENLGLIVVDEEHKFGVKQKEQLKEISQHSHILSMSATPIPRSLNMALSKIKTYSILATPPSSRLDVRTSVREWDEKVIKEAIMRELRRGGQTFYIHNHIADIEQTANELRKILPKLRILILHSKINAKVAEDEMMKFERGEYDLLLCTSIVESGIHLPNANTIIVENANKFGMADLHQLRGRVGRSDKQAYCYFLVEDKDAISKDALKRLVALEGNSFLGAGSVLAYHDLEIRGGGNIIGEAQSGHIEAIGYSLYLKMLEDEINKLLNQDSAKLDKIDLKLSVSAFLNQEFIREDRLRLEIYRRLSKCKEVAEVYEIQSELEDRFGKIDTFTKQFLDLIIIKILALKAGIKTISNSEQNILITKNDDEKIRLKSRSKDDDDVLAEILVYLRKDKR from the coding sequence ATGCAAGCAAAGGTCTATGAGTATCTTTTAACACACGCCCCACAAATTCTCATCTGCGAAGATGACAAAGAGGCGGCACTCTGCGCTGATGCGGCCAGTTTTGCTGGCTTTAGCGCATTTAAACTACCTGATTTTAGAGCTAAAAAGGGCGATGATCTAAGAAGTTTTAACGAAGAGCTCTTTGAAATTTCATCCGTTCTTAGCAAATATTATAAATTTGATGGCAAAAAGATCATCATAAGCCCATTTAGCACGCTTTTAAACCCACTTCCAACGCAAAAAAACCTAGAAAGCTCAACGATCAAGCTAAAAGATAATCTAAATTTAAACGAATTTGCCGACTTGCTCATACGATTTGGCTACGAGTGCGTCGATATCGTTGAGAGCGTTGGCGAGTTTAGCATACGCGGCGAAGTGATCGACATTTATGGCGTAAATATGGATGATCCTGTTAGAATTTTACTCTTTGGCGATGAGGTGGAGAGTATCAGAAACTACAACACCGCCACGCAAATTAGCAACAAAAATGAGCTAAGCGAAGCCGAGATCGTTCCGTTTATAGCAAATTTGAGCAAAGATGAGTTTGAAAAAGTTAGCCAAAAGATCGAGGATATGCAAAGCGACGCTTTGGTGAGCGATCTAAATTCGCTTGGATTTTGGGCGATAGATAGCTTTAGCGACTACTTGAAAGTTTTTGACTCAAAACTTGTTAAAAAGATCGATTTTGAAATTTATGATGCGCCTGAGGAGAAATTTAAGGGCATTGAAATTTTGCCTGAGCCAAAGGTCTATAAAGACCTAGAAGTTACTTTAAATTTTGACTTTTTTGAGCTAAATAAGAGCAAAAGCATAACCGTTCTTTCAAGAAATGAGGGGCTTTTTAAGGGCTATGAGCTTGATGGCTTTGCCAACGTAAAGCTTGAGATTTCGCCCCTTGTAGTAAATTTAACCTCAAGCGACAAGATCGTAGTATCACTTAATAAATTTGAGAAAAAAAGGCGAGTTAAACGCTCAAGCCTCGTGGTAGATGAGCTAAAAGTAAATGACTATGTCGTGCATGAAGATTATGGCATAGGCAGGTTTTTAGGCCTTGAAAAGATCAAGGTTTTGGGTGCTACGAAAGAATTTGTAGTAATTGCCTACCAAAATGATGACAAGCTTCTTTTGCCAGTTGAACATCTAAATTTAATAGATCGTTATATCGCGCAAAATGGCTCTATGGCGGTGCTTGATCGCTTAGGCAAGGCAAATTTTGCCAAGATAAAAGAGAAGGTTAGAGAAAAACTCTTTGCGATCGCTTCAAAGATCGTAGCGATGGCGGCAAAAAGAGAGCTAATCGCAGGCAAAATTTTACAAAAAGAGGATATCTCTTATCTAAATTTCGTCCAAGACGCTGGCTTTTCATATACGAGCGACCAGCAAAAAGCGGTAAATGATATAAAAGATGAGCTAAAAAGCGGCAAGGTGATGGATAGGCTGCTTAGCGGAGATGTTGGCTTTGGCAAGACTGAAGTTGCGATGAATGCCATATTTACCTGCATAAAATCAGGCTTTAGCGCGTTTTTCTTTGTGCCAACGACGCTTCTTAGCTCGCAGCACTACAAGACGTTAAGCCAGAGATTTAGCAAATTTGGCATAAAGGTCTTTAGGCTGGATCGCTTCTCAAGTGCCAAAGAGAAATCAAACCTGCAAAAAGCGCTAAAAGAAAATGAGCCCATAGTTTGCGTGGGTACGCATGCGCTTCTTAGCGTAAAGGCTGAAAATTTAGGGCTTATCGTCGTTGATGAAGAGCATAAATTTGGCGTCAAGCAAAAAGAGCAGCTAAAAGAAATTTCTCAGCACTCACACATCCTAAGTATGAGCGCCACGCCGATACCAAGAAGCCTAAATATGGCGCTTAGCAAGATAAAAACATATAGCATTTTAGCCACTCCGCCAAGCTCAAGGCTGGATGTGAGAACAAGCGTGAGAGAGTGGGACGAAAAGGTCATCAAAGAGGCGATTATGCGTGAGCTAAGACGCGGCGGGCAGACCTTTTACATCCACAACCACATCGCAGACATCGAGCAGACGGCAAATGAGCTAAGAAAAATTTTGCCAAAGCTTAGAATTTTGATACTTCACTCAAAGATAAATGCAAAAGTCGCTGAAGATGAGATGATGAAATTTGAGCGGGGCGAGTATGACCTACTACTTTGCACCAGCATCGTTGAAAGCGGCATCCACCTGCCAAATGCAAACACCATAATCGTAGAAAATGCTAATAAATTTGGCATGGCTGACCTGCACCAGCTGCGCGGTCGCGTGGGTAGAAGCGATAAGCAGGCTTATTGCTACTTTTTGGTTGAGGATAAAGATGCCATTAGCAAAGACGCGCTAAAACGACTTGTGGCACTTGAGGGCAACTCATTTTTGGGTGCTGGCTCAGTGCTAGCCTATCACGACCTTGAGATAAGGGGTGGTGGTAACATCATCGGCGAGGCGCAAAGCGGTCACATCGAGGCTATCGGCTACTCGCTATATCTAAAGATGCTAGAAGATGAGATAAACAAGCTTCTTAATCAAGACTCCGCAAAGCTTGACAAGATCGATCTAAAGCTTAGTGTGAGCGCCTTTTTAAATCAAGAATTTATAAGAGAAGATAGGCTAAGGCTTGAAATTTACAGGCGCCTTAGCAAGTGTAAAGAGGTCGCTGAAGTCTATGAGATACAAAGCGAGCTTGAGGATAGATTTGGCAAGATAGATACATTTACAAAGCAGTTTTTAGACCTTATCATCATCAAAATTTTAGCTCTAAAAGCTGGTATAAAGACGATCTCAAACAGCGAGCAAAATATACTAATAACAAAAAATGATGACGAGAAGATCAGGCTAAAGTCACGTAGTAAGGACGATGACGATGTTTTGGCTGAAATTTTGGTCTATCTAAGAAAGGATAAGAGATGA